From a region of the Pan paniscus chromosome 19, NHGRI_mPanPan1-v2.0_pri, whole genome shotgun sequence genome:
- the LOC112437567 gene encoding olfactory receptor 1P1, with protein sequence MGLTQDFFPPTSELLEGGNQTSTFVFLLWGLSDQPQQQHIFFLLFLWMYVVTVAGNLLIVLAIGTNTHLHTPMYFFLASLSCADIFFTSTTVPKALVNIQTQSRSISYAGCLAQRYFFLTFGDMDIFLLATMAYDRYVAICHPLHYMMIMSLHRCALLVTACWTLTSLVAMTHTFLIFRLSFCSKILPDFFCDLGPLMKVSCSDAQVNELVLLFLGGAVILIPFMLILVSHIRIVSAILRAPSAQGRRKAFATCGSRLVVVALFFGTVIRAYLCPSSSSSNSVEEDTAAAVMYTVVTPLLNPFIYSLRNKDMKAAVVRLLKGRVSFSQGQRLLLRNPRCSPSPPVRGLTEISTSSV encoded by the coding sequence ATGGGGCTCACTCAAGATTTTTTTCCTCCGACCTCTGAGCTCCTGGAAGGAGGGAATCAGACTAGCACCTTTGTGTTCCTCCTCTGGGGACTCTCAGACCAGCCACAGCAGCAACACATCTTCTTCCTGCTGTTTCTGTGGATGTACGTGGTCACTGTGGCTGGGAACCTGCTCATTGTCCTGGCCATTGGCACCAACACACACCTCCACACCCCTATGTACTTCTTCCTTGCCAGCTTGTCCTGTGCAGACATCTTTTTCACCTCCACCACTGTGCCCAAGGCCCTGGTGAACATCCAGACCCAGAGCAGGTCCATTTCCTACGCAGGGTGTTTGGCACAGCGCTACTTCTTCTTGACTTTTGGGGACATGGACATCTTTCTCCTGGCTACAATGGCCTATGACCGCTATGTGGCCATTTGCCACCCGCTCCACTATATGATGATCATGAGCCTCCACCGCTGTGCCCTCCTGGTGACAGCCTGCTGGACCCTCACGAGTCTTGTCGCCATGACTCACACCTTCCTCATATTCCGGCTTTCCTTCTGCTCTAAGATCCTTCCTGACTTCTTCTGTGATTTGGGACCGCTGATGAAGGTGtcttgctctgacgcccaggTCAATGAGCTTGTGCTCCTTTTCCTAGGGGGAGCAGTCATTTTAATCCCTTTTATGCTCATCCTGGTCTCTCATATCCGCATTGTTTCAGCCATCCTCAGGGCCCCCTCTGCCCAGGGAAGGCGCAAGGCCTTCGCTACCTGCGGCTCTCGCCTCGTTGTTGTTGCTTTGTTCTTTGGGACAGTGATCAGGGCTTATCTGTGCCCCTCATCCTCTTCCTCCAACTCAGTAGAGGAGGATACAGCGGCTGCTGTCATGTACACAGTGGTGACTCCCCTGCTGAACCCCTTTATTTACAGCCTGCGGAACAAGGACATGAAGGCTGCGGTGGTTAGACTTCTCAAGGGCAGGGTCTCCTTCTCACAGGGCCAGCGACTTCTGCTGAGAAACCCAAGGTGTTCTCCATCCCCTCCAGTGAGGGGCTTGACAGAAATTTCTACCTCAAGTGTGTAA